One Euphorbia lathyris chromosome 1, ddEupLath1.1, whole genome shotgun sequence DNA segment encodes these proteins:
- the LOC136233947 gene encoding heat shock protein 90-5, chloroplastic, which yields MAPVLSRCLTAASLVPLPSSTSFSSKHHLHNNKSFNLTTPFLPTTSLLNKGVSCAGLKWKLEKRNNRLAVRCEAAVAEKEAADASGEKFEYQAEVSRLLDLIVHSLYSHKEIFLRELVSNASDALDKLRFLSVTEPSLLGDAGDLEIRIKPDPDNGTITITDSGIGMTREELIDCLGTIAQSGTSKFLKALKENQDIGADNSLIGQFGVGFYSAFLVAEKVVVSTKSPRSDKQYVWEAMADSSSYVIKEETDPEKILRRGTQITLYLREDDKYEFSDPVRIQGLVKNYSQFVSFPIFTWQEKSRTVEVEEEEEPKEGEEAKPEDEKKKKKTTKTEKYWDWELANETKPIWMRSPKEVEKEEYQEFYKKAFNEFLEPLAYTHFTTEGEVEFRSVIYIPGMGPLNNEEVMNPKTKNIRLYVKRVFISDDFDGELFPRYLSFVKGVVDSDDLPLNVSREILQESRIVRIMRKRLVRKTFDMIQELSESENKEDYKKFWENFGRFLKLGCVEDTGNHKRITPLLRFHSSKSEDELTTLDDYVENMGENQNAIYYLATDSLKSAKTAPFLEKLVQKGIEVLYLVEPIDEVAIQNLQTYKEKKFVDISKEDLEMGDEDEVKERETKQEYNLLCDWIKQQLGEKVAKVQVSKRLSSSPCVLVSGKFGWSANMERLMKAQALGDTASLEFMRGRRILEINPDHPIIKDLNAASKNAPDSNDAQRAVDLLYDTALISSGFSPDSPAELGNKIYEMMTMALGGRWGRNEDLQEEETEDNGVESSATVNEVTEPEVIEPSEVRTENENDPWED from the exons ATGGCTCCAGTTCTTAGCAGATGCTTGACTGCTGCTTCTTTAGTACCTCTTCCTTCTTCAACATCCTTTTCATCCAAACATCATCTTCACAATAATAAGTCCTTCAATCTAACAACTCCTTTTCTGCCCACTACCAGCCTTCTCAATAAGGGGGTTTCCTGTGCTGGCCTCAAATGGAAGCTTGAGAAACGAAATAATCGACTGGCTGTCCGCTGCGAGGCAGCTGTTGCTGAGAAAGAGGCTGCCGATGCTTCTGGCGAGAAGTTCGAGTATCAAGCTGAG GTTAGTCGCTTGTTGGATTTGATAGTTCACAGTCTATACAGCCACAAGGAGATATTCCTAAGAGAGCTTGTGAG CAATGCAAGTGATGCTTTAGATAAGTTGCGATTCTTAAGTGTGACTGAGCCATCGTTGCTTGGAGATGCTGGTGACCTGGAGATACGCATAAAGCCTGATCCAGACAATGGGACCATTACAATAAC AGATTCCGGGATTGGAATGACAAGAGAAGAGCTCATTGATTGCCTTGGAACTATTGCACAGAGTGGCACTTCCAAATTCCTAAAGGCTCTTAAG GAGAATCAAGATATTGGAGCAGACAATAGTTTAATTGGTCAGTTTGGTGTTGGATTCTATTCTGCTTTTCTTGTGGCTGAGAAG GTGGTTGTGTCTACCAAAAGTCCAAGGTCAGACAAGCAGTATGTCTGGGAAGCAATGGCTGACAGCAGCTCTTATGTGATTAAGGAAGAAACAGACCCTGAAAAGATTCTACGCCGTGGAACGCAAATTACACTGTATCTAAGG GAGGATGATAAATATGAATTCTCGGATCCAGTCAGAATTCAGGGTTTGGTGAAAAACTACTCACAGTTTGTTTCTTTCCCCATCTTTACATGGCAAGAGAAATCTAGGACTGTGGAG gttgaagaagaggaagagcCAAAAGAAGGTGAAGAAGCAAAGCCTGAG GatgagaagaaaaagaagaagacaacTAAAACGGAGAAGTATTGGGATTGGGAGTTAGCCAATGAAACAAAACCCATATGG ATGCGTAGCCCAAAGGAAGTTGAGAAGGAAGAATACCAAGAATTTTACAAGAAAGCATTTAATGAATTCTTGGAGCCACTTGCATACACACATTTCACCACAGAG GGGGAGGTAGAATTTAGGAGTGTTATATACATACCTGGAATGGGGCCTCTGAACAATGAGGAAGTTATGAATCCAAAAACAAAGAACATACGTTTGTATGTGAAGCGGGTGTTCATCTCAGATGATTTTGATGGAGAGCTT TTTCCAAGGTATCTAAGCTTTGTGAAGGGTGTAGTGGATTCTGATGATCTTCCTTTGAATGTCTCTCGAGAAATACTTCAAGAGAGTCGAATTGTGAGGATTATGAGAAAGAGACTTGTCAGAAAAACATTTGATATGATTCAAGAGCTCTCTGAAAGTGAAAATAAGGAG GATTACAAAAAATTCTGGGAGAATTTTGGTAGATTTCTGAAACTAGGTTGTGTTGAAGACACTGGTAACCACAAGCGCATAACTCCGCTGCTGCGATTCCACAGTTCAAAAAGTGAGGATGAACTTACAACCTTAGATGACTATGTTGAGAACATGGGGGAGAACCAAAATGCTATCTATTACTTGGCAACAGACAGTTTGAAAAGTGCCAAGACTGCTCCATTTTTGGAGAAATTGGTTCAAAAAGGCATTGAG GTTCTTTATTTGGTTGAGCCGATTGATGAGGTTGCCATTCAGAACTTGCAGACCTacaaagaaaagaaatttgTTGATATCAGCAAGGAAGATCTAGAAATGG GTGACGAGGACGAGGTCAAAGAAAGAGAAACAAAGCAGGAATACAATCTCCTCTGTGATTGGATAAAGCAGCAACTTGGTGAGAAGGTAGCCAAAGTCCAAGTTTCAAAGCGTCTAAGCTCATCTCCTTGTGTGCTTGTTTCTGGCAAGTTTGGATGGTCAGCCAATATGGAAAG GTTGATGAAAGCACAAGCTCTTGGGGACACTGCCAGCTTGGAGTTCATGAGGGGAAGGAGAATACTGGAGATCAATCCAGATCACCCTATCATTAAAGACTTAAAT GCGGCAAGCAAAAATGCCCCGGACAGCAATGATGCCCAGAGAGCTGTGGACCTCCTATATGACACAGCATTGATCTCGAGTGGATTCTCG CCTGATAGCCCGGCTGAATTGGGTAATAAGATATACGAGATGATGACTATGGCATTGGGAGGGAGATGGGGTAGGAACGAAGACTTGCAGGAAGAGGAAACAGAAGATAATGGTGTAGAATCAAGTGCAACTGTAAACGAAGTCACGGAGCCGGAAGTAATTGAACCATCGGAAGTGAGGACCGAGAATGAGAATGATCCTTGGGAAGATTAA
- the LOC136233954 gene encoding DNA-directed RNA polymerase 1B, mitochondrial codes for MWRSLPKRAAYSKKLKFLSDHTKSHQDSNLLEKIRPQTRLNSNSPHSVLAFCQNSLLSSHNDDLIKPSFTNSINPFGFPSFFKGYATAAAETIASTDESDFSGSDELQEHIKETQKQHQQIELQFRSQQKKTIAGIPIGKYTLLKKRQIKIETEAWEEAAQEYQELLTDMCEKKLAPNLPYVKSLFLGWFDPFRDAIAAEQKLCGEHNCKLSHGPYFEALPADMMAVITMHKLMGLLMTLNGGNGCVRVVQAGLAVGEAIEHETRIHQFLEKTKKKKKSEGKEPEGESDPVINVEVTKEQENLRKKVSHLLKKQKVQQVRGIVKAHDNSKPWGQEAQVKVGCRLIHLLMETAYIQPPVNQSGESLPDIRPAFVHTLKNVMKDAQKTSRRYGVIECDPLVSKGLEKSARHMVIPYMPMLVPPLNWTGYDQGSYFFLPSYVMRTHGAKQQREVIKRTPRKQLQPVFEALDTLGNTKWRINKKVLAVVDRIWANGGCLAGLVDREDVPLPEEPVTEDEAEIKKWKWKMKNVRKENRERHSQRCDIELKLSVARKIKDEEGFYYPHNLDFRGRAYPMHPYLNHLGSDLCRGVLEFAEGRPLGNSGLRWLKIHLANVYAGGVDKLSNEGRIAFAENHLDDIFDSTDRPLEGRRWWLGAEDPFQCLATCIGLSEALRSSSPESAISHIPVHQDGSCNGLQHYAALGRDKLGAAAVNLVRGEKPADVYSGIASRVLEIMRSHAEEDRASKDAMHAKLLIDQVDRRLVKQTVMTSVYGVTYIGARDQIKKRLKERGNIADNQVMYAASCYAAKTTLMALEEMFEGARSIMAWLGECAKIIASENEPVRWTSPLGLPIVQPYRQLGRHLIKTSLQMLALQKETDKVMVKRQRTAFPPNFVHSLDSSHMMMTAIACKQADLYFAGVHDSYWTHACDVDVMNKILREKFVELYEAPILENLLESFEKSFPKLNFPPLPERGDFDLKEVLDSPYFFN; via the exons ATGTGGAGGAGCTTGCCCAAACGAGCTGCTTATTCTAAGAAGCTCAAGTTTTTATCAGATCACACAAAATCCCATCAGGACTCAAACCTTCTAGAGAAAATCAGACCTCAAACACGTCTGAATTCTAATTCTCCTCACTCTGTTCTGGCTTTTTGTCAAAATAGCTTATTATCATCTCATAATGATGACTTGATTAAACCTAGTTTTACTAATTCGATAAACCCTTTTGGTTTCCCTTCCTTCTTTAAAGGATATGCTACTGCAGCTGCGGAGACAATTGCTTCGACGGATGAGTCAGACTTTTCAGGGTCTGATGAGCTGCAAGAACATATAAAGGAAACACAAAAACAGCACCAGCAAATAGAGTTGCAGTTTAGGTCTCAACAGAAGAAGACAATAGCAGGTATACCAATAGGAAAGTATACCCTTCTTAAAAAGAGGCAAATAAAAATAGAGACAGAGGCTTGGGAGGAAGCAGCTCAAGAGTATCAGGAATTATTGACAGACATGTGTGAGAAAAAGTTGGCGCCCAATTTGCCTTATGTGAAGTCTTTGTTTCTTGGTTGGTTTGACCCTTTCAGAGATGCAATTGCGGCAGAGCAGAAATTGTGCGGCGAACATAACTGTAAATTGTCCCATGGACCGTATTTCGAAGCCCTTCCAGCGGATATGATGGCGGTTATTACTATGCACAAGCTGATGGGATTGTTGATGACTCTTAATGGGGGGAACGGATGTGTTAGGGTGGTTCAAGCTGGATTGGCAGTAGGTGAGGCAATTGAGCATGAG ACCAGGATACATCAATTCTTGGAaaagacaaagaagaagaaaaaatcagAAGGAAAAGAACCTGAAGGTGAATCAGATCCCGTGATCAATGTCGAAGTTACTAAAGAACAGGAAAACCTTAGGAAAAAAGTATCTCATCTCTTGAAAAAGCAAAAAGTTCAGCAAGTGAGAGGAATAGTGAAGGCCCACGATAATTCAAAGCCCTGGGGCCAGGAAGCTCAAGTAAAG GTTGGTTGCCGCTTGATTCATTTGTTAATGGAAACAGCCTATATACAACCTCCTGTCAATCAATCGGGAGAAAGCCTACCTGATATTCGGCCTGCATTTGTGCACACCCTTAAAAATGTCATGAAAGATGCACA GAAAACTAGCCGGAGATATGGTGTTATTGAGTGTGACCCTCTAGTTAGTAAAGGCCTTGAGAAATCT GCCAGGCACATGGTCATCCCCTACATGCCGATGTTGGTGCCTCCTTTAAACTGGACAGG GTATGACCAAGGTTCATACTTCTTTTTGCCATCCTACGTCATGCGAACACATGGAGCAAAACAACAACGTGAAGTGATCAAACGGACTCCAAGAAAGCAACTACAACCCGTATTTGAG GCCCTGGATACGCTGGGCAATACCAAGTGGAGAATAAACAAGAAGGTGCTTGCAGTAGTTGACAGAATATGGGCAAATGGAGGCTGTCTTGCTGGCTTGGTTGACCGTGAAGAT GTTCCTCTGCCTGAGGAACCAGTAACAGAAGATGAAGCTGAAATTAAAAAATGGAAGTGGAAAATGAAAAATGTGAGAAAAGAGAACAGAGAGAGGCATTCACAACGGTGTGATATAGAACTTAAACTCTCT GTTGCTAGGAAGATTAAGGACGAGGAAGGGTTCTACTACCCTCACAATCTTGATTTTCGTGGTCGTGCATACCCCATGCATCCATACTTGAATCATCTTGGCTCTGATCTGTGTCGGGGCGTTTTGGAGTTTGCTGAAGGGCGTCCTCTTGGGAATTCCGGCTTGCGATGGCTGAAGATACATTTGGCAAATGTATATGCTGGTGGTGTAGATAAGTTATCCAACGAGGGTCGGATAGCTTTTGCTGAAAATCATCTGGATGATATTTTTGATTCTACTGACAGACCGCTTGAAGGACGACGCTGGTGGTTGGGTGCAGAAGATCCTTTTCAGTGCTTGGCGACATGCATTGGTCTCTCAGAAGCATTGAGAAGCTCCTCTCCAGAGAGTGCTATTTCACATATCCCTGTTCACCAG GATGGTTCCTGTAACGGTTTGCAACACTATGCTGCCCTTGGCAGGGACAAG TTGGGAGCAGCTGCAGTTAATCTTGTTAGGGGAGAGAAACCTGCAGATGTGTACTCGGGAATTGCTTCCAG GGTTCTTGAGATAATGAGGAGTCATGCAGAAGAAGATCGTGCTTCTAAAGATGCAATGCACGCTAAGCTTTTAATTGACCAg GTGGACAGGAGATTGGTAAAGCAGACTGTGATGACATCAGTGTATGGTGTCACTTATATTGGTGCCAGAGATCAAATAAAAAAGAGGCTAAAAGAGCGGGGTAACATTGCAGATAATCAAGTCATGTATGCTGCTTCTTGCTATGCAGCAAAG ACCACATTGATGGCTTTAGAAGAAATGTTTGAAGGTGCTAGAAGTATCATGGCCTGGCTTGGGGAATGTGCAAAG ATAATAGCTTCAGAAAATGAACCTGTTCGATGGACCTCTCCTCTTGGTCTTCCTATTGTGCAACCTTATAGACAGCTGGGAAGGCATCTT ATTAAGACTTCCCTTCAGATGTTGGCTCTGCAAAAAGAAACTGACAAG GTAATGGTCAAGCGGCAAAGAACAGCTTTCCCCCCAAACTTTGTTCACTCCCTTGACAGTTCTCATATGATGATGACTGCTATTGCCTGCAAACAAGCAGATCTATACTTTGCAG GAGTCCATGATTCATACTGGACACATGCGTGCGATGTTGATGTAATGAACAAGATACTCCGGGAAAAGTTTGTTGAACTTTATGAAGCACCCATACTTGAGAAT TTATTGGAAAGCTTTGAGAAGTCATTCCCTAAGTTGAACTTTCCTCCCTTGCCAGAACGAGGGGACTTCGATCTCAAAGAAGTTTTGGATTCTCCCTATTTCTTCAACTAG
- the LOC136233963 gene encoding amino acid transporter AVT6A-like, whose protein sequence is MGTNSDKKRKMKKTEASHEPISQETPLLPKTQGDGKEMQEFNGASFVGAISNLSTTIIGAGIMALPATMKVLGLGLGIAMILFVAVLTERSIAFLLRYSKAGKVDSYGGVMGYAFGFAGQKSLQICVLITNIGTLIVYMIIIGDVISGTSSSGVHHSGLLEQWFGNYWWTGRTCVLLFVTLAVFTPLAFFKRIDSLKYTSALAVGLAVVFLVITAGITVFKLVNGSIGMPRLLPDVTNLTSFWNLFTVVPVLVTAFICHFNVHTIQNELEDSTMIQPVVWTSLALCSTVYIMTSFFGILLFGDSTLDDVLANFDTNLGVPYSYVLNDIVRISYALHLMLVFPVVFHPLRLNLDGLIFSSARPLVLDNCRFILISISIISGIFIGANFVPSIWVAFQLTGATSSICLGFVFPAAIALRDPNSIASKKDKIVSVFMIFLALFSSLVAIYSDAYALLRNSPSPRE, encoded by the exons ATGGGGACTAACAGTGACAAgaaaaggaagatgaagaaaacAGAAGCAAGCCACGAACCCATCAGCCAGGAAACACCATTGCTCCCCAAAACTCAAGGAGATGGGAAAGAAATGCAAGAATTTAATGGAGCTTCATTTGTTGGAGCAATCTCTAATCTTTCAACTACAATTATTGGTGCTGGAATCATGGCATTACCTGCCACTATGAAGGTTCTTGGACTTGGCCTTGGAATTGCTATGATTTTGTTTGTTGCTGTTCTAACTGAACGTTCTATAGCATTTCTGTTGAGATATAGCAAGGCTGGGAAAGTGGATTCTTATGGCGGAGTCATGGGTTATGCTTTTGGTTTCGCTGGCCAGAAATCACTTCAGATTTGTGTGCTGATTACCAATATTGGAACCCTAATTGTCTACATGATTATAATTG GTGATGTGATTTCTGGAACATCTTCAAGTGGAGTTCATCATTCTGGATTATTGGAACAATGGTTTGGTAACTACTGGTGGACTGGCCGTActtgtgttcttctttttgtgaCCCTTGCTGTGTTTACTCCACTAGCATTCTTCAAACGGATAG ATTCATTGAAATACACATCAGCCTTAGCAGTTGGACTTGCAGTTGTTTTTCTGGTTATCACTGCTGGAATCACAGTGTTCAAGTTAGTGAATGGAAGTATTGGGATGCCTAGATTACTTCCTGATGTTACTAATTTAACATCATTCTGGAATCTTTTCACAGTTGTGCCTGTTCTTGTCACAGCATTCATCTGTCATTTCAATG TTCATACAATCCAAAATGAGCTGGAAGACTCTACTATGATACAGCCAGTTGTATGGACTTCATTAGCTTTGTGTTCAACTGTGTATATTATGACAAGCTTCTTCGGTATACTCCTATTTGGAGACTCAACTTTGGATGATGTGTTGGCTAATTTTGACACCAACCTTGGTGTCCCTTACAGCTATGTCCTGAATGACATTGTTCGAATCAGCTATGCTCTTCATCTTATGCTTGTTTTCCCTGTTGTCTTTCATCCGTTGCGTCTAAATCTGGACGGCCTTATTTTTTCCTCAGCCAGGCCTTTGGTTTTAGATAACTGTAGGTTTATATTGATAAGCATATCAATCATATCTGGGATCTTTATCGGTGCGAATTTCGTCCCAAGCATCTGGGTTGCTTTCCAGTTAACTGGAGCAACTTCTTCTATTTGTCTTGGATTTGTATTCCCTGCTGCCATTGCCCTCAG GGATCCGAATTCCATAGCATCGAAGAAGGACAAGATTGTGTCTGTATTCATGATATTTCTTGCTTTGTTCTCAAGTTTGGTGGCCATATACAGCGATGCCTATGCCCTTCTTAGAAATAGTCCCTCTCCACGAGAATGA